Proteins encoded in a region of the Flavobacteriaceae bacterium HL-DH10 genome:
- the ilvA gene encoding threonine ammonia-lyase IlvA, with protein sequence MNKEKNIYFPNLDDVKAAAETIKKVSAVTPLSSSLRYSKQYEANILLKREDLQQVRSYKIRGAFNKISSLTNEEASNGVVCASAGNHAQGVALSCKLLKIKGTIFMPAPTPNQKVEQVKMFGEDYIDIKLVGDTFDDAYHAAMLECDELRKTFIHPFNDPKVIEGQATIALEILEQTTDPIDYVFIAVGGGGLAAGLSTVFKELSPKTKIIGVEPEGAPSMTVSIKNNKNTELDHIEKFIDGAAVKRVGDLTFDICKINLHAMITVPEGKVCQTILELYNKDAIVVEPAGALSISALDFYAENIKGKNVVCVVSGSNNDITRTSEIKERALLYANLKHYFIVKFPQRAGALKEFVVDILGPNDDITYFQYAKKTNRENGSAVVGVQLKSATDLNPLIDRMKQHNFYGDYLNDKPDLFQFLV encoded by the coding sequence ATGAATAAGGAAAAAAACATATATTTTCCTAATCTTGATGATGTAAAAGCGGCTGCGGAAACTATTAAAAAAGTATCAGCAGTTACACCTTTAAGCTCTAGTTTAAGATATTCAAAACAATATGAGGCTAATATCCTTTTAAAGCGTGAAGACCTCCAGCAGGTACGTTCTTATAAAATTAGAGGTGCTTTTAATAAAATAAGTTCGCTTACAAATGAGGAGGCTTCAAATGGTGTGGTTTGTGCCAGTGCAGGAAACCATGCTCAAGGTGTTGCTTTGTCTTGTAAATTATTAAAAATAAAAGGGACTATTTTTATGCCTGCACCAACACCTAATCAAAAAGTAGAGCAGGTTAAAATGTTTGGCGAAGACTATATAGATATAAAGCTTGTTGGCGATACTTTTGATGATGCCTATCATGCCGCTATGCTAGAATGTGACGAGCTTAGAAAAACATTCATTCACCCGTTTAACGACCCAAAAGTTATTGAAGGACAAGCAACTATTGCTTTAGAGATTTTAGAACAAACAACCGATCCAATCGATTATGTTTTTATTGCTGTTGGCGGCGGCGGATTAGCAGCTGGGTTATCAACGGTTTTTAAAGAGTTGTCTCCTAAAACAAAGATAATAGGCGTTGAGCCAGAAGGAGCACCGTCTATGACAGTTTCTATAAAAAATAATAAAAATACCGAGTTAGATCATATTGAAAAGTTTATTGATGGTGCAGCGGTTAAACGTGTGGGAGATTTAACTTTTGATATCTGTAAAATAAACTTGCATGCCATGATTACTGTTCCAGAAGGAAAAGTGTGTCAAACTATTTTAGAACTTTATAATAAAGACGCAATCGTGGTAGAACCAGCTGGAGCTCTTAGTATTTCAGCATTAGATTTTTATGCTGAAAATATCAAAGGAAAAAATGTAGTTTGTGTTGTAAGTGGGAGTAATAATGATATTACACGGACTTCTGAAATAAAAGAACGAGCCCTGTTATATGCTAATCTAAAGCATTATTTTATAGTGAAGTTTCCACAACGGGCAGGTGCTTTAAAAGAATTTGTAGTTGATATTTTAGGACCAAATGATGATATCACATATTTTCAATATGCTAAAAAAACAAACAGAGAAAATGGCTCGGCAGTAGTTGGTGTGCAATTAAAATCGGCTACTGACTTAAATCCTTTAATAGATCGAATGAAACAACACAATTTTTATGGAGACTATCTAAATGACAAACCAGATTTGTTTCAGTTTTTGGTTTAA
- the ilvC gene encoding ketol-acid reductoisomerase, with protein sequence MGNYFNTLSLRDKLSQLSKCRFMDSSEFEDGVNALKGKKIVIVGCGAQGLNQGLNMRDSGLDISYALRAQAIAEKRQSFVNATDNGFNVGTYEELIPTADLVLNLTPDKQHTSVVNAVMPLMKKGATLSYSHGFNIVEEGTQIREDLTVIMVAPKCPGTEVREEYKRGFGVPTLIAVHEENDPEGKGWAQAKAYAAATGGDRAGVLASSFVAEVKSDLMGEQTILCGLLQTGSILCFDKMIEKGIDAGYASKLIQYGWETITEGLKYGGITNMMDRLSNPAKIKAFELSEELKDIMRPLFQKHMDDIMEGNFSSGMMADWANNDKDLLGWRAETAETAFEKTPAGDVEISEQEYYDNGVLMVAMVRAGVELAFEAMTDSGIIDASAYYESLHETPLIANTIARRKLYEMNSVISDTAEYGCYLFDHACKPLLTDFMKTIDTDVIGKAFAVDNGKGVDNAKLIEVNKALRNHPVEKVGGFLRASMTAMKPIV encoded by the coding sequence ATGGGAAATTATTTTAACACACTATCGTTGAGAGATAAATTGAGTCAATTATCGAAGTGTCGATTTATGGATTCTTCAGAATTTGAAGATGGCGTAAATGCATTAAAAGGTAAAAAAATAGTCATTGTAGGATGTGGAGCTCAAGGGCTTAATCAAGGACTAAATATGAGAGATTCTGGTTTAGATATTTCTTATGCATTAAGAGCGCAAGCCATTGCCGAAAAACGTCAATCATTTGTAAATGCAACTGATAACGGTTTTAATGTTGGAACCTACGAAGAGTTAATTCCAACAGCAGACTTAGTGTTAAACTTAACACCTGATAAACAACATACAAGTGTTGTAAATGCTGTAATGCCTCTAATGAAAAAAGGAGCAACATTGTCGTATTCTCACGGTTTTAATATTGTTGAAGAAGGCACGCAAATTCGTGAAGATTTAACGGTTATTATGGTAGCGCCTAAATGTCCTGGTACAGAAGTGCGTGAAGAATATAAAAGAGGTTTTGGTGTGCCAACACTTATTGCTGTACACGAAGAAAACGATCCTGAAGGAAAAGGTTGGGCGCAAGCTAAAGCTTATGCTGCTGCAACTGGTGGTGATAGAGCAGGTGTGTTAGCGTCTTCTTTTGTTGCTGAGGTAAAGTCAGATTTAATGGGAGAGCAAACTATTCTTTGTGGTTTATTACAAACAGGATCTATTCTTTGTTTCGATAAAATGATTGAAAAAGGAATTGATGCAGGTTATGCTTCAAAATTAATTCAATATGGTTGGGAAACTATCACAGAAGGTCTTAAATATGGTGGTATCACTAATATGATGGATCGTTTATCAAACCCAGCAAAAATTAAAGCTTTTGAACTTTCAGAAGAATTAAAAGATATTATGCGTCCGTTATTCCAAAAGCATATGGACGACATTATGGAAGGTAACTTCTCAAGTGGTATGATGGCAGATTGGGCTAATAATGATAAAGATTTATTAGGATGGAGAGCTGAAACAGCTGAAACGGCATTTGAAAAAACACCAGCAGGTGATGTTGAAATTTCAGAACAAGAATATTACGATAATGGTGTGTTAATGGTTGCTATGGTAAGAGCAGGTGTTGAATTAGCCTTTGAAGCTATGACAGATTCTGGTATTATTGATGCATCAGCTTACTACGAGTCTTTACATGAAACTCCACTTATTGCAAATACTATTGCAAGACGTAAGTTATATGAGATGAACAGTGTGATTTCGGATACAGCTGAATACGGTTGTTATTTATTCGATCATGCTTGTAAGCCTTTATTAACCGATTTTATGAAAACTATTGATACCGATGTTATTGGAAAAGCTTTCGCTGTAGATAACGGTAAAGGTGTTGATAACGCTAAGTTAATCGAAGTAAATAAGGCATTAAGAAATCATCCTGTTGAAAAAGTAGGTGGGTTTTTAAGAGCGTCTATGACAGCTATGAAACCAATAGTTTAA
- the ilvN gene encoding acetolactate synthase small subunit → MNEEIKTFTISIYTENNIGLLNRISAIFQRRHINIESLTTSQSEIDGVNRFVIVVNISESQAKKIVGQFQKQIEVIRAFYHTDEETIYTESCMFKIKSSLLFEEPQIQNIIKESNTRIVTVNKEFFVLEKSGRRNEIESLRRDLNVFGIMQFVRAGRIAVTKDEMKVTEMLLAFNNQ, encoded by the coding sequence ATGAACGAAGAAATAAAAACATTCACGATTTCAATTTATACCGAAAATAACATCGGTTTATTAAATCGTATATCGGCAATTTTTCAACGCAGACATATTAATATAGAAAGCTTAACAACATCACAATCAGAAATTGATGGTGTAAATCGTTTTGTTATAGTCGTTAATATTTCAGAGTCTCAAGCTAAAAAAATAGTTGGACAATTTCAAAAGCAAATTGAGGTTATACGTGCTTTTTATCATACAGATGAAGAAACTATTTATACGGAGTCTTGTATGTTTAAAATAAAATCTTCTTTACTGTTTGAAGAGCCTCAAATTCAGAATATAATAAAAGAAAGTAATACTAGAATTGTAACGGTAAATAAAGAATTTTTTGTACTTGAAAAATCAGGTAGAAGAAACGAAATAGAATCATTACGTAGAGATTTAAATGTGTTTGGTATTATGCAATTTGTACGTGCAGGAAGAATTGCTGTAACTAAAGATGAAATGAAAGTAACAGAAATGCTATTAGCATTCAATAACCAATAA